CTATCAGGAGAGAATTGCTAGGCATGAAGCTGCTCATTTCTTAGGTACTTCATTAACACCAGATATTATAAACTTCATAAGTTTTTGTTAGTTGCTTTCTTGGCAATTTTCTTACTGATTACGAAATCTCTCTCTGAATAGTTGCATATTTGCTGGGCCTTCCTATTCTGGGATACTCTCTAGATATTGGGAAAGAGCATGTCAACCTTATTGATGAAAGGCTCGAGAAGCTGATATACAGCGGGCAGCTCGATGCAAAGGAACTAGACAGGTAGGGGCATAGCTACTGGAAGTCTGGAACTTAGCATTTTCCTTGAGTAATATTCCACTTGTGAAACTGCAACAAATGCGCTCCTGGTTCGTTTGAGAATAGTACAGCTTTCCTCTGTAAATCCGTTAAACGAATCGTTCCCTATAAACTGATTCGTTTTCATGCACAAACAGTCCATTTGCATTAAGGTTTACCTGTTACAATGTCTTCACTTCACATAAACTTTATCAAAACAAATCCAATACAGAATTGCAGTCCAATTCTGTCAAAGATGTCATGTGAAATCCATAAATTTTGATGGTACTTTAGGTTGGCGGTGGTAGCAATGGCTGGACTTGCAGCAGAAGGTCTGAAATATGACAAAGTGATCGGTCAATCTGCTGATCTTTTCACTCTACAGGTTAACCACCATTTCCCCAAGACTAATTGTTTTCTTTCAAGATAATATGTTTATGTGACCTTAGTTTCCGAGACTTGCCTGTTTATGTCTTGTGTTCAGAGATTTATCAACAGAAGCAAGCCGCAGCTCAGCAAAGATCAGCAGCAAAATCTTACTAGATGGGCTGTAAGTTCATAATTATAAAACCTCCTGCATACAATAAATTACGCTTTGCTAGTAGTAAATAGTAGTGATGATGCTGGTAACTGTATTATGTATTGCAGGTTTTGTTTGCCGGATCGCTCTTAAAAAATGATAAGGTGATTCATGAAGCCTTAATAACAGCAATGTCAAACAAGGCAACTATCCTGGAATGCATTGAAGCAATTGAGAAAGCTGCTTGATTCATTCTGCTCTGCTGCTGCTGTCGCGAAATCCAACATGTGTCTACTGCTTGATCTTTTTCATACTCTCGTCGTTCTAATTTTGCAGCTATGAAATTTGTGAGTTATCTTTTCGTGCTGGATCACAAGatatattcattcaatccgTATCAAGTAAACCCTAAGGCTACAAAGATTATTATTGTATCCTTTGTATTCCTGCATCTCCATTTACCCGGGACTTATTTGTCTAAGGCCCGGGTGATCAGAAAATATTGTGTATAATGTGGTAATTTGAAATTGCTCGGGCCTTGTAACTCAGTTGATTTAGATTTAGAGAAATGCGTCTTCTCTTTCCTGCTGTGATACAGCTTGTTAATGTTTAAATTGCTGATTCTTTTCTAATAAAGTCGAATCTTCCGAAAAAGAAAGACCCAAAAAAGAGAGGTCCCAAGCACGGATTTCCCTCCTTCGTTTTGAGTATAAGTGGTATTCTACACTAATTTACACTAAGAAAGTTTGAGCCTGGGATGTAGTGGTTTGAAGAGGAAGTTCTAACTATCAGGGCaatccaccacttgcatgaTCTTCCTCCTCAATGACCTAAAAGACAAGAACaaggaaataaacaaaaatcGAGATGGCACTTTATTTTGGTGGAAAAAACACCTACTATGCCATTTTATTCAACTGCAATTTATACGACTCGAACGTTTTTATTCAAGTTACATAATTTGTTTCATGATTAACATCTGTATATAGATTATTCTGATATAACAAAGTCGACTCATTCATCTGACTTTAGTTCATAACCGAGTGAATGAGAGATAAAATGAGCATCCATAATCTACAGCCGCCCATACATCGACAACATATTCCTCAGTTGCAAAGCTTCTGACTCCAAGTTATCAAAGCTCGTGGAACTAGGTATCCTCCAACCCCAGTTTCCAAACTGCGCATAGAAAGAAAGACCATTGACATGCTTAAACTTTCTGCTCGAAAGAAAAGATTCGTAATATTCTAACTGTTATGTGtggtaaaaattaaaatggtgAAAATTAAAATGGTGGGGGGAAAGTGTATAGATAGAAGTAAATGAAAAGCCTAAGTGTTTTCATCTTGTCTCCGACCCCCTGAGTCCCAGTAACACAAATTGGGCTTCCGACAATAAAACAGCAAAGGCTAGGATGGGAGCACTCCAAGCATGACGATAATCTGATTTGGTCTGCACTCACCTGCACTGATCTCTATCCCCTAACCATTCTACCAACCAGGCACCCGTTACAAATTTATGTGCATCTATGTCTAAACTTTTACTTTATTTACCTGAGTAGCAGGAATGTTCATCCTCGCAGAATTTCCCAACCTAAGAATATCTTGCATAGGTATGATTGCTGTTCGTGCCACAGAAGATAATGCAGCCTTTATGAGTTCCCATGTGATATCATCTTCTTCAGTGATTGAAAGATACTTCAGGACCTGTGataacaaataaaactttatagGCACAAGAAAAAGAAGCTAAATCTTGTTCAACATGTAATGCATAGTTCCGTATGCCAGGGAGAAGTTTcaacaacaaaaaggaaaagaaaaccccACATTGGACTTCTCTCCTTGCTTCAAAACATCCCACCAACCTCGAATCTGTAATACAATAACATAAACTATTAGAAGGGGAAAAGAATAATCAGATGTCAGAATCATATGGGATCGGAAAAACCACTACAGTATTTTACCGTGTCATTGTCATGAGTTCCGGTGTAAACAACTTGATTGGGCTCATGATTATGCGGTAAATGAGGGTTAGCAGCATCACTTCCAAAACCTACATAGGTCATTTGCAGAGGAGGAGGTTATGACAACAAATCATCTAAGCTTAAAGTTGTTTCTCAAAGctaattataaaatacaatagtgtAATCAACTGGAAAAGAATTCATTACCAAACTGGAGGACGGCCATTCCAGGCGCCCCGATGGATTTCCTTAGCTGAATTACATCCTCAGTGATAACTCCCTGTCATGCATTTTGGATATGACATCACAACTTCGCAGAATccaagtttttgcattgatagTTCtacgttttcttttttttttgcattttggaTGACTTTTGTATACAATCAGCTAAAACATACCAAGTCTTCAGCTATTATGTTAACCTTCCCAACTGCTCTGGATATGGCGTCAAAAAAGGATTTTCCAGGTCCTGCCTACAGTCATTCAAATAATAAAGGTTTCAGATTGAACGTGATAATAAATAACAGAGTTTTAACTAGATAAAAATATATGGGAACCTGACCTTCCATCGTCCAACTGTTGCAACTTTTGCTTCTGTGCACGCATCATACATTAGTGTTATAAAAACATCGATATGTCACAGGAGACGAGCACAAAAATCAGAAATATGTTTGGTAATTTCTCACCAGAAGGAACAGCCCAAAAACCAGCAAGTCCTCTAAAATGGTCTATCCTGAATTCATCATATATATTTTGTGCTCTTCGTATGCGGCGTATCCACCATGAAAATCCTTCTTTCTCCATTGATTTCCAATCATATAGAGGGCTTTGATTCAAACATTAAGATTACAGTATGCTCAATGATATAGAATAGCACACtgaccaaaacaaaattgaaggaTTATGTATGAGTAGTATAAACCTGTCCCATAGCTGACCAGTTTCACTGAAAGCATCAGGGGGAACGCCGCTAACTTGAAGAGGAAAACCATTTCTGTTCTGCAAGACTAATATATGATCAGTAAATGACACCTGGAACAGCATGTTGTGGCATGAACGTGTTGCTTTACCCATTAAAAATTACTCACCAGcaaaaaatgttttttattgGCCCAAACATCTGCACTGTGATAACCTACGTAAATAGGCATGTCTCCCATGATACTAATTCCCTTCATCTGTGCATATTTGCGAACTTTCTGCCATtgcctttggaacaaaaatTGTTCGGCAATGAAGACATTTATCTGCACAAACAAAAGCGTGAGGGGAAATGGGCAATGATGGAGTTCCTGACAGTAAGTATACATGAGATAGCAAACTATTAATCAATAAGTAATAGTCAGTCACCCAGATCTCACAAAATGCTGTTTGCTCTGGTAAATTTCTTCCAGTGCTGCAAGATGGCGATTTTTTAAAGGTTCAGGCCACTCGTACCAACTGAAAGCATTGAAACTGCTGTCAATTGCTGCAAAATAAGCCGCATCCTCGAGCCAACCTACAAAATTGTAAAACaagaatcacaactgaaagagGGACAAATCTACACACAAGCACAGAATAGCACCCTAGTTCTGCATTCATAATTTCTTAGTGCATGTAAATTGCACCAAGGACCACAAGATACCAAGTTCAAGAAAATGAAAGACAGGATAGCTTTTCACCAAGTTAgtaaccaaaattttaatactTTCTTGAAGTAATATAAAGAGGCTAGTTGCAACCCAACTCCATCAGTGGTATTTCTGTGTGTACTTTTGCgtgtgtttatatatgtttACATGTATTAAGCATGTCCCTGTATTCAAACTGACAGAACCCAGAACAATTAGAATTATGCCAATCTGAAGATTATCGAACAAGAACTAAATTTAATGTAATTTTACCACGACTATTGATAATGATACGAATATTAGTGCACAAAATGAAAGAAGATCCAACTTGATATATCAGGTTAATTGTAGGAGAGAATTATTAGTGCAAAACAAGGAAATCTCACTTGATATATCAGGGTCATTACGGAAATCTTCAAGCTGACTTTTAAGTTCACCTTCACTCCTAATAAGCCTCTCTGCAGCCTGAGAAAGCACTCAACTAAGTAATTTTCTTTCGGTATCCAATCAGAATCAAACTACATTTTCGCCCCCAAGGTTTGGGGGTGTTTTCTAAAATTGGTCACGAGATTTCAACTTTAGCAATTTACACCCTGAGGTTTTAAATTACATCACCAATTTAAACATTTCGTCTGATAAACAGTTAAGCATGctgtaaatttgttgatgtgggAACTGCAAGGACCCGCACTACTAACGCTGACTTGTCGATAGAGAGGAGGATGTACAACTGGTTGCATGGTAGAATTCGCCCAGTGGTGGTGGCATGCTGGAATGAGTAAGGGCTGGGGATGAATTTCTTCCACACATCAGCACAACAATGGGTTCCGCAGTTGCcacatcatcaatttaaaaacaaaactgatGGTCAATCAGAGAGAAGGTTTAAACTGATGCAATGTTAAAATTGAGAAAATTGAAACCTCTTGGCAATCAAAGCCTCGTGGAAAAGGCATCCAACTGGCTCAATGCCCATCATAGAACCCGAacatgaaaaaaagaagaatcaagaaagGTAACCCGAGAAACTCCATAAGAATTATGTTGGTGATAATCTTGACAAACAACACTCGGTAGTTGCaccaaatggcaaagacacgatcAAGAGTACTAGTTCTTAATTTTAGCAGAAGAGTCTAAGTCATGTATCGGAATCGCAGAAACTCCAGCAGTAGCAACATTGTTTACCTTAGTTATT
Above is a window of Malus sylvestris chromosome 15, drMalSylv7.2, whole genome shotgun sequence DNA encoding:
- the LOC126603201 gene encoding 4-alpha-glucanotransferase, chloroplastic/amyloplastic-like, which produces MALKLNSSLSLLPSTLSPKLSANSSSSCCSIPTSSLFSPTHFQPKTRIIPFLQNPCPMKCSFLSTLAAEVGVGEDLPLDYGDMFPKADPSERRRAGVLLHPTSFRGPHGIGDLGDEAFRFVDWLHEVGCSLWQVLPLVPPGRKANEEGSPYSGQDANCGNTLLISLEELVKDGLLTKEELPKPIDSERVNYSTVADIKDPLITKAAERLIRSEGELKSQLEDFRNDPDISSWLEDAAYFAAIDSSFNAFSWYEWPEPLKNRHLAALEEIYQSKQHFINVFIAEQFLFQRQWQKVRKYAQMKGISIMGDMPIYVGYHSADVWANKKHFLLNRNGFPLQVSGVPPDAFSETGQLWDSPLYDWKSMEKEGFSWWIRRIRRAQNIYDEFRIDHFRGLAGFWAVPSEAKVATVGRWKAGPGKSFFDAISRAVGKVNIIAEDLGVITEDVIQLRKSIGAPGMAVLQFGFGSDAANPHLPHNHEPNQVVYTGTHDNDTIRGWWDVLKQGEKSNVLKYLSITEEDDITWELIKAALSSVARTAIIPMQDILRLGNSARMNIPATQFGNWGWRIPSSTSFDNLESEALQLRNMLSMYGRL